One part of the Hyalangium ruber genome encodes these proteins:
- a CDS encoding PaaI family thioesterase produces MPPTDFQPADPAYAERVRESFARQAAMGTIGAELVRVEAGEVEVQLAWAAHLTQQHGFLHGGILGAALDSACGYAASTLMPADVGVLSIEYKINFVAPARGQRFRLVGTVVKPGRTISVVEGRAYAVEGDREKLVATMSATMMTVAGRDDVKS; encoded by the coding sequence ATGCCGCCCACCGACTTCCAGCCCGCCGATCCCGCATACGCCGAGCGGGTGCGCGAAAGCTTCGCCCGCCAGGCCGCGATGGGCACCATCGGCGCGGAGCTCGTGCGCGTGGAGGCCGGCGAGGTGGAGGTGCAACTGGCCTGGGCTGCGCATCTCACCCAGCAGCATGGGTTCCTGCATGGAGGCATCCTCGGGGCCGCGCTCGATTCGGCCTGCGGCTACGCCGCCTCCACGCTGATGCCGGCCGACGTGGGCGTGCTCAGCATCGAATACAAGATCAACTTCGTCGCGCCAGCCCGGGGCCAGCGCTTCCGCCTGGTCGGCACGGTGGTCAAGCCGGGCCGCACCATCAGCGTAGTCGAAGGCCGGGCCTACGCCGTCGAGGGCGACCGCGAGAAGCTGGTCGCCACCATGAGCGCCACGATGATGACGGTCGCTGGCCGCGACGACGTCAAGTCCTAG
- a CDS encoding immunoglobulin-like domain-containing protein, which produces MIPLPLPFGFPSLRLSRSKDSLAKMLLAVSLCGPLAANATPITVELEPIDDAMVTSAMPWTNYGSQTGFAVSPVWPMAGVDSSRETFLKFDLSGIPQNSQVLSARLRATAHDGFAYGGDGNVYTHFVPDDSWSEGSLIWLNKPAVSGAPVGSWWLWYDVRHVQPRPEQLGSTETVVLASLVRYQAETDNLLSLRLSSPGYETFYYASEYPDASKRPKLEIRYEPPACELIRPPPTLTLRGSQEMILQCGMSPWQDPGATATDDCGPVAVERFNSGADAYGPGPNANAEGTYAVQYMARNPYGDTSAVRTILVEDTVPPMFQLNGGTELHHTCGSQWVDPGFVALDACYGNVTQSVQVSGYVNGWSPGTYTVTYQATDSAGNSALPVTRTVHVANCPW; this is translated from the coding sequence ATGATCCCTCTCCCGTTGCCTTTTGGCTTTCCCTCTCTGCGTCTTTCGCGGTCGAAAGACAGCCTTGCCAAGATGCTGCTGGCTGTGAGTCTTTGTGGGCCTCTGGCCGCGAACGCCACCCCCATTACCGTGGAACTGGAGCCCATCGATGACGCGATGGTGACCTCAGCGATGCCCTGGACCAATTACGGAAGCCAGACAGGCTTTGCGGTGTCGCCGGTCTGGCCGATGGCTGGCGTCGACTCCTCACGCGAGACCTTCCTGAAGTTCGACCTGAGCGGCATTCCCCAGAACTCCCAGGTGCTCTCCGCCAGGCTTCGGGCTACGGCGCACGATGGTTTCGCCTATGGGGGCGATGGCAACGTTTACACACATTTCGTGCCGGACGACTCATGGAGCGAGGGTTCCCTCATCTGGCTCAACAAGCCCGCCGTTTCGGGAGCGCCCGTGGGCTCCTGGTGGCTTTGGTATGACGTTCGCCACGTACAGCCCCGGCCGGAGCAGCTTGGCAGCACCGAGACCGTGGTGCTCGCTTCCCTGGTTCGGTACCAGGCCGAGACGGACAACCTCTTGAGCCTGCGGCTGAGCTCGCCAGGGTACGAGACGTTTTATTACGCGTCTGAATACCCCGATGCCAGCAAGCGCCCCAAACTGGAGATCCGCTACGAGCCACCGGCGTGTGAGCTCATTCGGCCTCCGCCCACGCTGACCCTCCGAGGCAGCCAGGAAATGATTCTGCAGTGCGGCATGAGCCCCTGGCAGGACCCGGGCGCCACGGCCACGGATGACTGCGGCCCCGTGGCGGTGGAGCGTTTCAACTCGGGCGCGGATGCCTATGGCCCCGGTCCCAACGCGAACGCCGAGGGCACCTACGCGGTGCAGTACATGGCCCGCAACCCGTATGGTGACACGAGCGCCGTGCGCACCATCCTCGTGGAGGACACCGTGCCTCCCATGTTCCAGTTGAACGGGGGCACCGAGTTGCATCACACGTGCGGCAGCCAGTGGGTGGATCCCGGCTTCGTGGCGCTGGACGCCTGCTACGGCAACGTCACGCAGTCGGTGCAGGTGTCCGGCTATGTGAACGGCTGGTCTCCGGGAACCTATACGGTCACCTACCAGGCCACGGACAGCGCGGGCAATTCGGCCCTCCCCGTGACGCGCACCGTCCACGTGGCCAATTGCCCCTGGTAG